The genomic region CGGAGCCGTGGTCCGGCTCGGTCACGGCGACCCCGCACATCTTCTCGCCCGAGGCGATGGCCGGCAGCCACGTCTGCTTCTGCTGATCGGTGCCGCCCTTGAGGATGGCGGTGCCGATGATCTCGGGCCGGGTGATCAGCGACCCCGCGACCCCCAACGAACCCCGTGAGAGCTCCTCGGTGACCAGCACCATGTTGAGCAACTCGTCCTCGCCGCCCGCGGAGAACCCGCCGTACTCCTCGGGGATCGACAGGGCGAAGCAGCCGAGTTCCGCCAGGCCCGCGATGACGGATTCGGGGATGTCCCGATCGTGGCGGTGCACCTCCTCCGCGACAGGAACGACCTTGTCCTCGGCGAAGCGCCGGAAGGTCTGGCGCACCATCTCCAGTTCCTCGCCGAGGTGGCGCGGGCCGGCCTCGCCGTTGACCAGGACCGTCTCGGCGATGCTCGACGCCAACTGCGGGTCGCGGCCGGCGGCAAGGGCATCCGCCACCCCGGTCAACGGGTCGGCGTCGAGTCCCCACAGGGCAGTGCGTCCGGCGACGCGCGACTGCAGGTCCACCGCAACGTCTGCGGCATAGGCCAGCGCCAGCGCCGCCTCGTGGTCACCGCGCTCGCCGTAACCGAGCAGATGCCGTGCCGCGGCAACGGCGGACGCCAGCGAGGCCAGGTCATAGGCGACCGTCTGGTGCTCGTCGAGACGGGTGGTGCTGATGCGGCCGTCCTCCGCCGTCGTTCGGGCGAGCGCACCAACGGCGGCGTCGATGGCCGCCTGCATGGCCTCCACGAGTGAACGGGCGTGCTGCAGATCGGACACGGACGGCTCCTCGGGGATGACGGCCACGACGAGCGGAGCCTGCCACCGCGGCGACCTCCACTCCAACCCCGGCGAGGTGCCGAACGGTCGCGCGCCCCGGATCAGCCCTCGGTGGCCAGCAGAGCGGCCCCGATGGCGCCGCCCTCGTCACCGAGCTCGGCGGAAACGACCCGTACCCGCGGCGGCTGCAGGAACAGGTGCGGCCGCATCGCGGCGTCGACCCGCATGCGGAACCATTCCCCGAAGCGGTCCGCCAGGCCACCGCCGAGTACCACGACGTCCACGTCGAGCAGGTTGACGGCGCTGGCGATCCCGGCTCCCAGCGCGTCGATGGCCTCGTCGAGGAGGTCGGCGACGAGCGGATCCCCGCGGTCGTACGCCTCCTGGAAGATGCCCGACGTCGCCCGGGGCTTGCCCTTCTCGCGCATCACGTCGAACAGGATCGTCTGGCCGCCGCTCGCCAGTGTCCGCTCGGCGGCCAACTCCATCGCGCGGCGCCCGGCGTAGGCCTCGACGCAGCCGCGACGCCCGCACGGACAGACCGCACCACCCTGGCGGACGACGATGTGGCCGAACTCGCCGGCACCGCCGGCGCCACCCTCGAACGGCTTGCCGCCCAGGATGATCCCGCCACCGACACCGGTCCCCACGTGCACGCCGAGCAGATCGTCGGTGCCGCGTCCGGCTCCGAGCCGGTGCTCGGCGACGGCGGCGGCGGTGACGTCGTTGGCGACCCGGACGTCGCGGCCGACCTTCTGCTTGAGCAGGTCGGCCAACGAGAACCGTTCGAGGAACCCGGGCACGTTCGAGGCACCACCGACGGTGCCGGCCATGACGATGCCGGGCGAGCCGACGCCCACCCCGGTCACGTCGTCCATCCGACGCCCGGCGTCGTCGAGCGCGTCGCGGACCGCGGCGTCGATGACGTCGATGACCTCGGAGCGTTCTCCGGACGGCGGCGTCCGCAACTTGGCACGTCCGACCGCCGCATCGCCCTCGAGCACGACCGCATAGATGTTCGCGCCACCGAGATCGATCCCGATCGTGACCACTCGTCCTCCATTGCACCAGGGGCGGGCCAGCCTAGCGTTCGCCCGCGATGCGCCCACGGGCCCCGGCGGGCTCGGCGGGGCCCTGGCGGCGGCGTCCGGCGAGTCCCAGGCCGGCGGTCACGAGGGCTGCGCCGGCGACCGCGGCCGGGGTCAGCCGCTCCCCCACCGCGACCACGGCCAGCACCGTCGCGGTCAGGGGTTCGGCGAGGGTCAGCGTCGTCGCCGTCGGTGCGTCGACGGTGCGCAGACCGGCGGCGAACAAGGTGTAGGCCGCGGCGATCGTGGCGAGGGCCAGCCAGGTCAGCATGAGCATTCCCGGACCCGACCAGGCCCAACCGAGGTCGCGGGCCAGCAACGCCGGAGCCAACAGGATGCCGCTGATGGCGAAGGTCATGGCCATGGCACACGTGCCGTCGGCCCCGCGGTCGATCAGGCGCTTCGACACCACCGTGTACAGCGCGTACGCCGCGCCCGCGGCCAGGGCGGCGGCGATTCCGACGCCGTCGACGTCCACCTCCGCGCGGCCGCCGTCGACGCCACCGAGGACCAGCAGCGCCGTACCGGTCACCGTGATCGCCGTGGCGGCCACCCAGCGACGCCCTGGCCCGCGACCGGCGACCGCCTCGAGCACCCCGGCCCAGATCGGCGCGCTGCCGATCGCCAGCAGCGTGCCGACGGCGACACCGGTGAGCCGGATGCCGGTGAAGTAGGCCCATTGGAAGCCGGAGATCGCGGCTGCGGCCGCGAGCAGCAGCCCCGGGGCGACCCGGACGACCTGCGCGAGGGCACCACGACCGCGCCAGGCCAGCACGACCACGACCAGGACGGCGCCCCCGGCCAGGCTGCGGAGTCCCGCGACGGCGGGCGGCCAGGCATCGGCCGGGCCCAGTTCCTGCGCTGTTCCCGCCGTGCCCCACAGGGTGGCGGCGGCGAGTACCAGCAGCCGGCCCGGCGCCGCGGACCGGGTCACCCGGCCAGGTCCTGCGCCAGCCGGCGGACGTCGTCCGCGGACGGCACGAATGGCGTGTAGAGGCTGATGCGGTCCACGAGCGTGCCGTAGCGCGCGCGGATCACCGTCCCGAGCTGCCCGGGCGGCGCCGCCACCGCGAAGGTGTCGAGCACGTCGTCGTCGATCAGCGCCGGCATCGCCTCCCACTCGCCCCGGATCGAGCGGGCGTGCAACCGTTCGTGGAGGCCGGCCCAGCCGTGGAGGTCGAGCACGGGGCGGTAGGCCGGCGTCGAGCCGTAGAAGGCGATCTGCTGTCGGACGAACGCCTCCGCGCGGCGGGCCTGGTGGGCGTCGTGGCCGGTGACGGCGAAGACCGGCAGACACACCTCGAGGTCGCTGCGGGTCCGACCGGCTCCGATCGCCCCCTCCTCGAGCGCGGGCAGCGTCACCTCACGCAGGTAGCGGTCCGTCGTGAAGCCGTGGCACAACAGCCCGTCGGCGACCTCCCCGGCAACCGTGGTCATCTTCTGCCCCACCGCCGCCAACCACACGGGCGGTGCACCGTGGCCGTGCGGCGGCGGGGTGAAGAACGGGGTCATCAACGTGTGGCGGTAGAACTCGCCGCGGTGGGCCAGCCGCTCCCCGGTCTCCCAGGCGTCCCAGATGGCCCGGAGCGCGAGGACGTAGTCGCGCATCCGCGCTGCCGGTGCCGACCAGGTGGCACTGAACCGCTTCTCGACGTGTGCCTTCACCTGCGAGCCCAGCCCGAGCACGAACCGTCCGCCGGTCAGCGCCTGCAGGTCGTGCGCCGCCTGGGCCACGTGCATGGGCGAGCGCGGAAAGGCGACGGCGATCGCCGTGCCGACCTGGATCCGCTGCGTCGCGGCGCCGGCCGCCCCGCAGGCGAGCAGCGGCTCGTGCGCGGTCTCGCCGGTGAACCAGCCGTCGTAGCCTGCGGTCTCCGCCGCGGTGGCGGCGGCGCCCGCGTCGACGAGCGGCGTACCGAGCACCATCGCGTCGAACTTCACGCGCCGCCCATCCGGTCGGCCGGCAACGACTGCACGCGCAGCTGGCCCCGCGCCACCGGCTTGCCGTCCTCGCGGGTGACGACCACCTGCCACAACTGCTGGCTGCGTCCGACGTGGATCGGCACCCCCTCGATCTCGACCCGACCGGAGCGGTGGGGTCGAAGGAAGTCGGTACTGTTGGTGACCCCGACCGCGACCTCGCCGCGACCGGCCGCGTGCAACGCCGCACCGATCGACCCGATCGTCTCCACCAGCGTGCACCAGACGCCGCCGTGGACGATCCCGTAGGGCTGGTGGTGCCGCTCGTCGACGTCGAGGTGGGCGGTGACGCGATCCAGCGCGAGGGTGTCCCAGCGCAGGCCGACCACCCGGCTGGCGAACTGGTCCTCGCCGAGCAACTCGAGTTCGGAGGCCGGGATGGTCTCGCCGGCCTGGAGGCGTGGGACGAGGGACGTGAGCGCCGCGTGGGACATGGAACGGCTCCGAGGTGGCGGTTCGGCGGGAGCGGGCACGCTAGCGGCGGGTTTCGACGTCCATCCGTCGGTGTGGTCAGATGGGCGCGACGGTGGCCGCCGTCCCCTCGGCCGCCGAGCCCCCGCCAGGAGTTGCACGATGGCCGACCACAAGCCGCACAGCCGCGACGTCACCGACGGCTACGAACGCGCCCCCGCCCGGGCGATGCTGCGGGCCGTCGGGATGACCGACGAGGACTGGGGCAAGTCCCAGGTCGGGGTCGTCTCGTCGTGGAACGAGGTCACGCCCTGCAACCTGCCGCTGGACCGCCTGGCCAAGCAGGCGAAGCTGGGGGTCCGTGACGCCGGCGGGTTCCCGATCGAGTTCGTGACGATCGCGGTCTCCGACGGGATCTCGATGGGGCACGAGGGCATGCGTGCGTCGCTGGTGTCGCGCGAGGTCATTGCCGACTCGGTCGAGACCGTGATGCACGCCGAACGCCTCGACGGCATGGTCACCTTCGCCGGCTGCGACAAGTCGCTGCCAGGCATGGTCATGGCGGCGGCACGCCTGGACGTCGCCAGCGTCTTTGTCTACGGCGGCTCGATCCTGCCGGGTCACCACGACGGGCGCGACATCACGATCCAGAACGTCTTCGAGGCCGTGG from Egicoccus sp. AB-alg6-2 harbors:
- a CDS encoding DMT family transporter yields the protein MTRSAAPGRLLVLAAATLWGTAGTAQELGPADAWPPAVAGLRSLAGGAVLVVVVLAWRGRGALAQVVRVAPGLLLAAAAAISGFQWAYFTGIRLTGVAVGTLLAIGSAPIWAGVLEAVAGRGPGRRWVAATAITVTGTALLVLGGVDGGRAEVDVDGVGIAAALAAGAAYALYTVVSKRLIDRGADGTCAMAMTFAISGILLAPALLARDLGWAWSGPGMLMLTWLALATIAAAYTLFAAGLRTVDAPTATTLTLAEPLTATVLAVVAVGERLTPAAVAGAALVTAGLGLAGRRRQGPAEPAGARGRIAGER
- a CDS encoding ROK family protein, whose amino-acid sequence is MVTIGIDLGGANIYAVVLEGDAAVGRAKLRTPPSGERSEVIDVIDAAVRDALDDAGRRMDDVTGVGVGSPGIVMAGTVGGASNVPGFLERFSLADLLKQKVGRDVRVANDVTAAAVAEHRLGAGRGTDDLLGVHVGTGVGGGIILGGKPFEGGAGGAGEFGHIVVRQGGAVCPCGRRGCVEAYAGRRAMELAAERTLASGGQTILFDVMREKGKPRATSGIFQEAYDRGDPLVADLLDEAIDALGAGIASAVNLLDVDVVVLGGGLADRFGEWFRMRVDAAMRPHLFLQPPRVRVVSAELGDEGGAIGAALLATEG
- a CDS encoding TIGR03617 family F420-dependent LLM class oxidoreductase, whose translation is MKFDAMVLGTPLVDAGAAATAAETAGYDGWFTGETAHEPLLACGAAGAATQRIQVGTAIAVAFPRSPMHVAQAAHDLQALTGGRFVLGLGSQVKAHVEKRFSATWSAPAARMRDYVLALRAIWDAWETGERLAHRGEFYRHTLMTPFFTPPPHGHGAPPVWLAAVGQKMTTVAGEVADGLLCHGFTTDRYLREVTLPALEEGAIGAGRTRSDLEVCLPVFAVTGHDAHQARRAEAFVRQQIAFYGSTPAYRPVLDLHGWAGLHERLHARSIRGEWEAMPALIDDDVLDTFAVAAPPGQLGTVIRARYGTLVDRISLYTPFVPSADDVRRLAQDLAG
- a CDS encoding PaaI family thioesterase; this translates as MSHAALTSLVPRLQAGETIPASELELLGEDQFASRVVGLRWDTLALDRVTAHLDVDERHHQPYGIVHGGVWCTLVETIGSIGAALHAAGRGEVAVGVTNSTDFLRPHRSGRVEIEGVPIHVGRSQQLWQVVVTREDGKPVARGQLRVQSLPADRMGGA